Proteins found in one Quercus robur chromosome 2, dhQueRobu3.1, whole genome shotgun sequence genomic segment:
- the LOC126707951 gene encoding U-box domain-containing protein 52 has product MVPNYSANDSHSTPPIKSTAVAIDKDKNSPYAVRWAIDHLMVISNPFITLIHVRPKTNHINNQGANDANHSAESENDNLFIPYRGYCARKGVQLKEVVLEEYDAPKAILDYIHKNFINSIVVGASTRSALARKFKGYDVPGSLMKSAPNFCSVYVISKGKILSARTALRPMANTATPPKQPSSGGLPPTPEQNGEETRSVRGWRSAGPGYERFHLEKSSDASRTSRERSRNSPKNLSLENIEIANRGARSSFGQDSVRDESDLPGVLMFGSVDISGQNLDFSIAASSPKEQSTKYSARELEAEMKKLKLELKQTMDMYSSACREAISAKKKAKELHQWKVEEARKFEEAKNAEEAALAIAEMEKAKCKAAIEATEAAQRLAEKESQRRKLAEIKARREAEEKNRALSALAQNDIRYRKYTIDEIEAATDKFSESMKIGEGGYGPVYKGKLDHTPVAIKVLRPDAAQGRKQFQQEVEVLSCIRHPNMVLLLGACPEYGCLIYEYMNNGSLEDRLFRRGHTTPISWRRRFKIAAEIATALLFLHQAKPEPLVHRDLKPANILLDRNFVSKISDVGLARLVPPSVANSVTQYHMTSAAGTFCYIDPEYQQTGMLTTKSDIYSFGIMLLQIITAKPPMGLAHHVQKAIERGTFEELLDPTVTDWPVDDALEFAKLALKCAELRKKDRPDLAAVILPELNRLRDLGRNCEIYSSNSSQHHSHLPRHPTTSSHSRTTTNQEPMLDQ; this is encoded by the exons atggtTCCAAACTATTCTGCCAACGATAGTCATAGTACTCCACCCATCAAGTCCACCGCGGTGGCCATTGATAAGGATAAGAACAGCCCTTATGCTGTCAGATGGGCTATTGATCATCTTATGGTTATTAGCAACCCCTTTATCACCCTAATCCATGTTAGGCCCAAAACCAACCACATCAATAATC AGGGCGCCAATGATGCTAATCACTCAGCCGAATCTGAAAACGACAATCTCTTCATCCCATACCGCGGTTATTGTGCTCGTAAAGGG GTTCAATTGAAAGAGGTTGTCCTTGAGGAATATGATGCTCCTAAAGCAATTTTGGATTACATCCACAAGAACTTCATCAACAGTATTGTTGTTGGTGCATCAACGAGGAGTGCTCTCGCAAG AAAGTTCAAAGGTTATGATGTACCAGGCAGCTTAATGAAATCTGCACCAAATTTCTGTTCTGTTTATGTAATTTCAAAAGGGAAAATATTGTCAGCTAGGACAGCACTAAGGCCTATGGCAAATACTGCAACCCCACCAAAACAACCCTCATCAGGAGGACTTCCACCAACACCTGAACAAAATGGAGAGGAAACCAG ATCTGTAAGGGGATGGAGAAGTGCAGGACCAGGTTATGAGAGATTTCATTTGGAAAAGAGCAGTGATGCGTCGAGGACATCACGCGAACGAAGCAGGAATAGTCCAAAGAATCTCTCATTGGAGAATATCGAGATTGCCAACCGTGGGGCAAGGTCTTCATTTGGCCAAGATTCTGTCAGGGATGAGAGTGATCTTCCAGGGGTGCTGATGTTCGGATCAGTGGATATCTCAGGCCAAAATTTAGATTTCAGCATTGCAGCAAGTTCTCCCAAGGAACAATCCACCAAATATTCTGCG CGAGAGCTAGAAGCTGAGATGAAAAAATTGAAGCTTGAACTAAAGCAAACCATGGACATGTACAGCTCAGCTTGCAGAGAAGCAATCTCAGCCAAAAAGAAG GCTAAAGAACTTCATCAGTGGAAGGTGGAGGAGGCTCGTAAGTTTGAAGAAGCCAAGAATGCTGAAGAAGCAGCTCTTGCTATTGCAGAAATGGAGAAGGCCAAGTGCAAAGCTGCCATTGAAGCAACAGAGGCGGCACAGAGGCTAGCTGAGAAGGAATCACAGAGAAGAAAACTGGCAGAGATAAAGGCCAGGCGAGAGGCAGAAGAGAAAAATCGAGCATTGTCTGCATTGGCACAGAATGATATCCGGTATAGAAAATACACCATAGATGAGATTGAAGCAGCAACTGACAAGTTCTCTGAATCAATGAAAATTGGTGAAGGTGGATATGGACCTGTATATAAAGGCAAACTTGATCACACCCCAGTTGCCATCAAAGTTTTGAGACCTGATGCTGCTCAAGGGAGGAAGCAATTCCAACAAGAG GTTGAGGTCCTTAGCTGCATTAGACATCCTAACATGGTCCTCCTCCTTGGTGCCTGCCCTGAGTATGGATGCTTGATTTACGAGTACATGAATAATGGCAGCTTAGAAGACAGGCTGTTTAGAAGAGGTCACACCACTCCAATTTCCTGGAGGAGAAGATTCAAAATAGCCGCTGAGATTGCAACTGCTCTTCTATTCCTTCACCAAGCAAAGCCAGAACCCCTAGTGCACCGGGACCTAAAACCAGCCAACATCCTCTTAGACCGCAATTTTGTGAGCAAAATTAGTGATGTTGGCCTAGCACGTCTAGTCCCACCTTCTGTGGCTAATAGTGTCACACAATATCACATGACTTCAGCTGCAGGGACTTTTTGTTACATAGATCCTGAGTATCAACAAACAGGCATGTTGACAACCAAATCAGATATATACTCATTTGGGATAATGCTACTCCAAATTATCACAGCCAAGCCCCCTATGGGTCTTGCACACCATGTTCAAAAGGCCATTGAAAGAGGTACATTTGAAGAGCTGCTTGACCCCACAGTGACAGACTGGCCTGTTGATGATGCTCTAGAATTTGCTAAATTGGCACTAAAGTGTGCAGAGCTAAGGAAAAAGGACAGGCCAGATCTTGCAGCTGTTATATTGCCAGAGCTCAACCGGTTAAGAGACCTTGGAAGGAACTGTGAAATATACAGCAGTAATAGTAGTCAGCATCACAGCCATTTGCCACGTCATCCCACAACAAGTTCACATTCAAGGACAACTACAAATCAG GAGCCAATGTTAGACCAGTGA
- the LOC126716153 gene encoding leucine-rich repeat extensin-like protein 1: MPYTIPIQMGHCNHLASMRNKWCSWFCRIWIMGLLIFANVTSEDQIGAPSSGSLCISDCATCPVICSPPPPLLESFPPPLPPVHHSPPKSYYSNPPPPASLPSSPPASPPKSSSYPSWGTPPPPFKYYNNMPPSGRMPPMAGPNDYPYPYYYFYASKAASSLPLDASFYFMLLFFFHRVFYFW, encoded by the coding sequence ATGCCTTATACCATTCCAATTCAGATGGGTCACTGCAACCACTTGGCTTCTATGAGAAACAAATGGTGTTCTTGGTTCTGCAGGATATGGATCATGGGGCTGCTAATATTTGCGAATGTAACATCTGAGGATCAAATTGGAGCTCCCTCATCCGGTTCACTATGTATCAGTGATTGTGCCACATGTCCTGTCATATGTTCACCACCACCTCCTCTGCTAGAGTCATTTCCACCACCATTACCTCCAGTGCACCACTCACCACCCAAGTCCTACTACTCCAACCCTCCTCCACCAGCATCACTGCCATCATCACCACCAGCATCACCGCCAAAGTCTTCCTCATACCCTTCATGGGGAACTCCTCCACCTCCCTTCAAGTACTACAACAATATGCCTCCTTCAGGTAGGATGCCACCTATGGCAGGACCCAATGATTACCCCTATCCTTACTACTACTTTTATGCCTCCAAGGCAGCTTCTTCCCTTCCACTTGATGCTTCTTTTTACTTTATGttactatttttctttcatcgtgtcttttatttttggtga
- the LOC126707958 gene encoding conserved oligomeric Golgi complex subunit 8, producing the protein MDSENAAEETTPSSLSSLISLAFASASSSSSSAQQPYFSELLSFNLDRLQKEPELLRVDAERIRRQMQEVAVGSYRAFIAASGALSTIGEQVSAIDSYLESLINETPNLTSGGTEFLEAAEEILEKRKMNQTLLANHSIVLDLLEIPQLMDTCVRNGNYDEALDLEAFVCKLSTMHPKLPVIQALAAEVRQTTQSLLYQLLQKLRSNIQLPECLRIIGYLRRIGVFSEYEMRLQFLRCREAWLTGLLEDLDQRNPYEYLKGMINCHRMHLFDVVNQYRAIFADDTSGSEENYDGGLIFSWAMHQITSHLKTLKVMLPKITEGGSLSNILDQCMYCAMGLGWVGLDFRGLLPSLFEEAVLNLFSKNMSTAVENFQVVLDSHRWVPLPAVGFSANSVGDDSQEDVTPPSYLMEHPPLAVFINGVSAAMNELRPCAPISLKHLLAQELIKGLRTVSDSLLRYNTTRMLRESESGLFLALCRAFIEVAYPHCATCFGRCYPGGAALIMDAKNLYDGLGRLLRVSPSRDLIKPANTAEAKSISENGDLPVVENGLMPGVEQTEGTDADEKEKSPTLQTDERHSDV; encoded by the exons ATGGACTCGGAAAATGCAGCAGAGGAAACGACGCCGTCGTCGCTGTCGAGCCTCATCTCTCTCGCCTTCGCTTccgcctcctcctcctcctcctccgctCAACAACCTTACTTCTCCGAGCTCCTCTCCTTCAATCTCGATCGTCTCCAAAAG GAGCCGGAGCTTCTTCGAGTCGATGCGGAGCGGATCCGGAGGCAAATGCAAGAGGTGGCTGTTGGAAGCTACCGAGCATTCATTGCCGCATCCGGTGCATTGTCTACTATTGGAGAACAAGTTTCTGCTATCGATAGCTATCTTGAATCTTTG ATAAATGAGACCCCAAATTTGACGTCTGGTGGCACTGAATTTTTAGAAGCTGCAGAAGAGATTTtagagaagaggaagatgaaCCAAACATTGCTTGCAAATCACAGTATAGTGCTTGACTTGCTTGAAATTCCCCAGCTTATGGACAC TTGTGTAAGGAATGGAAATTATGATGAAGCTCTTGACTTAGAAGCGTTTGTTTGTAAACTTTCAACTATGCACCCCAA GTTACCTGTTATTCAAGCACTGGCTGCAGAAGTCAGGCAGACAACCCAGTCTCTTCTTTATCAGCTTCTCCAGAAACTTCGCTCAAATATTCAG TTACCAGAATGCCTTCGTATTATTGGATATCTACGTCGAATAGGAGTGTTTAGTGAGTATGAGATGCGTTTGCAG TTTTTGAGGTGTCGAGAGGCTTGGCTTACTGGACTTCTTGAGGATCTGGACCAAAGAAATCCGTATGAGTACTTAAAAGGGATGATAAACTGTCATAGGATGCATCTTTTTGATGTAGTTAACCAGTATCGAGCAATATTTGCTGATGATACATCAGGAAGTGAAGAAAACTATGACGGTGGGCTTATTTTTAGTTGGGCTATGCATCAGATTACCTCACACCTTAAAACTCTTAAAGTAATGCTCCCAAAGATAACTGAAGGTGGATCTCTCTCAAATATCTTGGATCAATGCATG TACTGTGCTATGGGGCTTGGTTGGGTTGGGCTAGATTTTCGGGGCCTGCTTCCATCACTTTTTGAAGA GGCAGTTCTCAacttattctcaaaaaatatgAGTACAGCAGTTGAAAATTTTCAG GTGGTCCTGGATTCACATCGTTGGGTCCCACTACCAGCAGTTGGCTTTTCAGCAAATAGTGTTGGTGATGATAGTCAGGAGGATGTCACTCCGCCATCTTATCTGATGGAACATCCGCCTCTTGCTGTGTTCATCAATG GTGTATCTGCAGCAATGAACGAGCTACGTCCTTGTGCCCCTATAAGTTTGAAACATTTACTTGCTCAAGAATTAATTAAGGGGTTGCGGACGGTTTCTGACTCTTTGTTGAGGTACAATACAACTAGGATGCTCAGAGAAAGTGAGTCTGGACTTTTTCTCGCTCTTTGCCGGGCATTTATTGAG GTTGCTTACCCACATTGTGCTACATGCTTTGGCCGTTGTTATCCTGGTGGAGCTGCTCTTATCATGGATGCAAAGAACTTATATGATGGACTTGGCCGCCTTCTGAGAGTCTCTCCCTCAAGAGATCTTATCAAACCAGCCAATACTGCAGAAGCAAAGAGCATATCAGAAAATGGTGACTTGCCAGTGGTTGAAAATGGACTTATGCCTGGTGTTGAACAAACCGAGGGCACTGATGCTGATGAAAAGGAGAAGAGTCCTACTTTGCAAACCGATGAAAGGCACAGTGATGTGTGA